A stretch of the Aphis gossypii isolate Hap1 chromosome 2, ASM2018417v2, whole genome shotgun sequence genome encodes the following:
- the LOC114129034 gene encoding uncharacterized protein LOC114129034 — protein sequence MKIFVLAIVIFALNGYVTRATSLDPLENVEIDETKTDRDDSRTKRSGNIFSSLLKKKLGLLGSLSGTSSGKSIGHSAENFPEHFEEPLSYHTKSFNLWGIKKAIMGSVFQAAKAITGGVIALKGQLIKAKGHVVVAKGKLMQTKGEAISNFGKTIATHAFDVHQEPQLDIHSSVGLYNHLPVAPIHQPTSYGTATAFGYQGQVYPSNGYQGNAYSSNAYQVAAPSYQTGFGVPQTGYGGSVAYNGYGGNGFTAKRAAVQNAQESTSNQVQSAFDKDSVHAGLLIFKPIKMPVQNVPTGGNLASSPSTASTQQVIGQRPSQQLSGAFNPTDFKTPPQQLSGAFNPTDFKTSPQQGYGFQKQFPAGFQANAQSEEYLPYLSPGYQAQNFGYQTPNLGYPLNVGSAEQVAGQSYNNGLQNFDFQQPANSQELGQQLQAAISAGQQLQQQPSFSQESYNSDQPDLTSGTDERIAQPSYKHASLAVNPKRSVPAGPSLAERLSAAAAQSKSPVITSYGDDGEAAKTKKRSAPLPPSHADAIVPLKYHDDTTAEDQARLKHTVQRFFSMLQTQR from the exons atgaag atctTCGTGTTGGCAATTGTCATTTTCGCCCTTAATGGTTATGTAACGAGAGCCACATCATTGGACCCTCTCGAAAACGTAGAAATCGATGAGACGAAAACCGATAGAGACGATTCGAGAACCAAGAGATCTGggaatatattttcatcactattgaagaaaaaattagGATTACTCGGCTCATTATCCGGCACATCATCGGGTAAATCTATTGGTCATTCCGCGGAAAACTTTCCAGAACATTTCGAAGAACCATTG TCTTACCACACAAAATCGTTCAATTTGTGGGGCATTAAAAAAGCCATCATGGGTTCAGTGTTTCAAGCTGCAAAAGCAATAACGGGTGGAGTGATTGCTCTCAAGGGACAATTGATCAAAGCTAAAGGGCATGTGGTCGTGGCTAAGGGCAAGCTGATGCAGACCAAAGGCGAAGCGATTTCAAACTTTGGTAAAACAATTGCGACACATGCGTTCGATGTCCATCAGGAACCACAACTGGACATACATTCCAGCGTAGGCCTATACAACCATTTACCTGTAGCGCCGATACACCAGCCAACCA GTTACGGAACTGCTACTGCGTTTGGATACCAAGGACAAGTGTACCCGAGTAACGGGTACCAAGGTAACGCGTATTCCAGCAACGCGTACCAAGTTGCGGCCCCCAGTTACCAGACAGGATTTGGGGTTCCACAAACAGGATACGGCGGTAGCGTGGCTTACAACGGATACGGCGGTAACGGCTTTACGGCAAAAAGAGCCGCAGTGCAGAATGCACAGGAATCCACTTCCAATCAAGTGCAAAGTGCAT TCGACAAGGATTCGGTTCACGCAGGATTGTTGATCTTCAAACCGATCAAAATGCCTGTGCAGAACGTACCGACGGGCGGTAATCTAGCGTCGTCTCCAAGCACGGCTAGCACACAGCAGGTGATCGGCCAAAGGCCTTCGCAGCAACTGAGCGGAGCGTTCAATCCTACGGACTTTAAGACGCCGCCGCAGCAACTGAGCGGTGCGTTCAATCCCACGGACTTTAAGACGTCGCCGCAGCAAGGTTATggatttcaaaaacaatttccCGCCGGATTCCAAGCGAACGCGCAATCCGAAGAATACTTGCCGTACTTAAGTCCCGGTTACCAAGCACAGAACTTTGGTTACCAGACGCCGAACCTCGGTTACCCTTTGAACGTTGGCAGCGCCGAACAGGTCGCGGGTCAGAGTTACAACAACGGGCTGCAGAACTTCGACTTCCAACAACCGGCCAACAGTCAAGAGTTGGGACAACAGCTGCAGGCTGCGATCTCTGCGGGCCAACAGCTGCAGCAGCAGCCGTCCTTTTCGCAAGAGAGTTACAACAGCGACCAACCCGACTTGACTTCGGGCACGGATGAGCGGATAGCCCAGCCGTCGTACAAACACGCTAGTCTGGCGGTCAACCCCAAGCGAAGTGTGCCTGCAGGACCGTCATTGGCCGAACGACTCTCCGCTGCGGCGGCCCAGTCGAAATCGCCGGTTATCACGAGCTACGGTGACGACGGCGAAGCAGCGAAAACGAAAAAACGAAGCGCACCATTGCCACCGTCTCACGCAGACGCAATCGTGCCGTTGAAGTACCACGACGACACGACGGCGGAGGATCAAGCCAGATTGAAGCACACCGTCCAACGGTTTTTCAGCATGCTACAGACACAACgct ga